From a single Paenibacillus sp. FSL W8-0426 genomic region:
- a CDS encoding DUF5696 domain-containing protein: MKYAVAKKITGMLLIGSLLLSGCQFSPSSQVREAAAVEQTDFPSLPPGEKLKSSFSDARLQSMIGIAGNEALRLFINEETAEIAVLHRESGQIWRSNPADREQDGVAAGINKDLLSSQARLSFFNSQGQSSMVNSFTDSIGHKQVSYEAMPNGVRVHYQFGSTERSIEDLPVKISKERFEQKLLAQLDKAGERALKIGYTEDKDEGVYVRIDKALQGLQLSRALKAFDAAGYTEEDLAQDNAEHGIDQERSGPRLFMMTLEYELDGENLLVRVPASGIHFPEEYPINTISVLEYFGAGGTNEEGSIFVPDGSGALIHFNNEKIQYPGYQQDIYGPDLTMKLREAGSNETKARLPVFGLIRKEGAFLGIIEEGDAVAVVNADISGKLNSYNNVYPSFYVVNKSDVTLQASDMVRTLPKFQKRPTASDFVVRYAFVGAEKASYSGLAALYRNYLLQTGGLPEQQAGEEQPGIPFYLKLIGGMTTRQHMLGIPYDSTEALTTFEEAKQILSTLKEKNVSNIQVRYAGWFNDGLHHRLPDSISVDGAIGGKKGMRDFSDYAREAGIGFYPDMALLNVQSKKGFKPSREASRTLTQEPAVVYPMNQALQQRDRDRSPSYVLSPNKLNQLTEEMLEEMKSIQKEEHSQSLSLKDLAEQLNSDMNPKKLLDRTEALGVVTKALERIKQQAGSVVAEGGNGYALPYVTGLTDAPMSSSQFKLEDEEVPFFQLVVHGNISYTGSPYNLSTYTNPRQYVLKLIEYGASPYFAWFNAPNHVVKQTDYDDLYAANYEQWIDLAAEMYNEVNQINQPFAGRSMKSHESLAEGVYRTTYDGGGFVIVNYNDFPVKVENQTVEAQSYMTGGEQL; this comes from the coding sequence GTGAAATATGCTGTAGCGAAAAAAATAACCGGAATGCTGCTCATTGGCAGTCTGCTTCTAAGCGGTTGCCAGTTCTCGCCATCATCGCAGGTTCGCGAGGCGGCCGCTGTAGAACAGACCGATTTTCCCTCCCTGCCTCCCGGAGAAAAACTGAAATCTTCCTTTAGCGATGCGCGACTTCAAAGCATGATTGGCATTGCCGGGAATGAGGCCTTACGGTTGTTTATCAATGAAGAGACTGCAGAGATTGCTGTCCTGCACAGAGAGAGCGGACAAATCTGGCGCAGCAATCCTGCAGACCGGGAGCAGGACGGAGTTGCGGCAGGCATCAACAAAGACCTCCTGTCGTCTCAAGCAAGGCTCAGCTTCTTCAACAGCCAGGGCCAGAGCAGCATGGTGAACTCGTTTACAGATAGCATCGGACATAAGCAGGTTAGCTATGAGGCTATGCCAAACGGGGTTCGGGTTCACTATCAGTTCGGGAGCACCGAGCGCTCGATTGAAGACTTGCCGGTCAAAATCAGCAAGGAACGATTTGAGCAGAAGCTGTTGGCACAGCTCGACAAGGCCGGGGAACGCGCCCTGAAGATCGGTTATACGGAGGATAAGGACGAAGGAGTCTACGTTCGAATTGACAAGGCACTGCAGGGACTTCAGCTGTCCCGTGCCCTTAAGGCTTTTGACGCGGCCGGTTATACGGAAGAAGACCTGGCACAGGACAATGCCGAACATGGGATTGATCAGGAGCGCAGCGGACCGCGGCTCTTCATGATGACTTTGGAATATGAACTGGATGGCGAGAATCTGCTGGTGCGTGTACCTGCATCCGGCATACATTTTCCGGAGGAATACCCGATCAACACCATATCCGTGCTGGAATATTTCGGAGCCGGAGGGACGAATGAAGAAGGCTCCATATTTGTGCCGGACGGCTCCGGAGCACTGATCCATTTTAATAATGAAAAAATCCAGTATCCGGGTTATCAGCAAGATATTTACGGACCGGACTTGACGATGAAGCTCCGGGAAGCCGGCTCGAATGAAACTAAAGCGAGATTGCCGGTCTTTGGACTGATTCGGAAAGAGGGTGCTTTCCTTGGCATCATCGAGGAAGGTGACGCTGTGGCCGTGGTGAATGCGGATATCAGCGGCAAGCTGAACAGCTACAACAACGTTTATCCCAGCTTCTATGTCGTGAACAAGAGCGATGTGACGCTTCAGGCCAGCGATATGGTGCGTACGCTTCCGAAATTTCAGAAGAGGCCGACAGCCTCGGACTTTGTTGTCAGATACGCTTTCGTTGGTGCGGAGAAGGCTTCGTACTCGGGACTCGCCGCATTGTATCGGAATTATCTGCTGCAAACCGGCGGACTTCCCGAACAGCAAGCAGGCGAAGAGCAGCCGGGTATTCCATTTTATCTGAAATTGATTGGAGGCATGACAACCCGGCAGCATATGCTGGGGATTCCTTACGATTCTACAGAGGCACTTACGACGTTTGAGGAAGCCAAGCAGATCCTGTCCACGCTGAAGGAGAAGAACGTGTCGAACATTCAGGTTCGCTACGCCGGATGGTTCAACGATGGGCTGCATCACCGTCTGCCGGATTCCATCTCGGTGGACGGCGCGATTGGCGGGAAGAAGGGCATGCGTGATTTTAGCGATTATGCACGGGAAGCGGGGATCGGGTTTTATCCGGATATGGCTCTGCTGAATGTGCAATCCAAGAAAGGGTTCAAACCGTCCAGAGAGGCATCTCGAACGTTAACCCAAGAACCGGCTGTGGTATATCCGATGAATCAGGCTTTGCAGCAACGGGATCGGGACCGATCTCCATCCTATGTACTCTCGCCCAACAAGCTGAATCAGCTGACGGAAGAGATGCTGGAAGAGATGAAGTCTATTCAAAAAGAGGAGCACTCGCAATCACTGAGCCTGAAAGATCTGGCTGAGCAGCTGAATAGCGACATGAACCCGAAGAAGCTGCTGGATCGAACGGAAGCGTTGGGCGTGGTCACCAAAGCGCTGGAACGGATCAAACAGCAGGCAGGCTCCGTTGTGGCCGAAGGTGGCAATGGCTACGCACTGCCTTATGTTACTGGGTTGACGGATGCTCCGATGAGCAGCAGCCAATTCAAACTGGAGGATGAAGAGGTTCCGTTCTTCCAATTGGTCGTTCACGGAAATATCAGTTACACCGGCTCTCCATACAATCTCTCGACCTATACGAACCCGAGACAGTATGTATTGAAGCTGATTGAATATGGTGCGAGCCCGTACTTCGCCTGGTTTAATGCGCCGAACCATGTGGTCAAACAGACCGACTATGACGATCTGTACGCGGCAAACTACGAGCAATGGATAGATCTGGCTGCCGAGATGTACAACGAGGTCAATCAGATCAATCAGCCATTTGCCGGGCGTTCCATGAAATCGCATGAATCATTGGCGGAAGGTGTGTATCGAACAACTTATGACGGCGGTGGCTTCGTGATCGTGAATTATAATGACTTTCCTGTAAAGGTTGAGAACCAAACCGTGGAAGCTCAAAGCTATATGACTGGTGGTGAGCAGCTCTGA
- a CDS encoding sugar ABC transporter permease, which translates to MWGVIYVLPWLVGFVLFFFIPLLASLRYSMSAIQANAEGIAIQFTGVANYIQALTVNTSFNRALIESVTDVLVNVPLIVIFSLFLAVILNQKFRGRAVARSIFFLPVILASGVIMSLESTSLIDAVNQNSTGGSALGTFELEYLMLDAGVSEWIVTYLSSAVDRIYQIVSQSGVQILIFLAGIQTISPQLYEASKMEGATGYEAFWKITFPMVSPLIFVNAIYTIIDSFANNAMTELIRDTGFVKFDFGLSSAMAWVYFLAIAIILVIVSIIFSKRVFYQD; encoded by the coding sequence ATGTGGGGCGTCATCTACGTGCTTCCGTGGCTGGTCGGATTTGTTTTGTTTTTCTTTATCCCGCTGCTGGCGTCTCTGCGTTACAGCATGAGTGCGATTCAGGCCAATGCGGAAGGCATTGCCATTCAATTCACTGGTGTCGCCAACTATATTCAGGCACTCACCGTCAATACAAGCTTTAACCGCGCGCTGATCGAGTCCGTTACCGATGTGCTCGTCAATGTGCCTCTCATCGTCATATTCAGCCTGTTTCTCGCCGTCATCCTGAACCAGAAGTTCAGAGGCCGGGCCGTGGCACGCTCCATCTTTTTCCTGCCCGTTATTCTGGCTTCGGGAGTCATCATGTCGCTGGAGAGCACCAGCTTGATTGATGCCGTTAATCAAAACAGCACCGGTGGAAGCGCACTAGGTACATTTGAGCTGGAATATCTGATGCTGGATGCCGGGGTAAGCGAATGGATCGTGACGTATCTGAGCAGTGCCGTCGATCGGATCTATCAGATTGTCAGCCAGTCAGGCGTGCAAATTTTGATCTTTTTGGCAGGCATTCAGACGATCTCGCCTCAGCTCTACGAGGCATCCAAAATGGAGGGGGCCACCGGATACGAAGCCTTCTGGAAAATTACGTTCCCGATGGTCAGCCCGCTGATCTTTGTCAACGCCATCTATACGATTATCGACTCGTTTGCCAATAACGCCATGACTGAACTGATCCGGGATACCGGATTCGTGAAGTTCGACTTCGGCCTAAGCTCTGCCATGGCATGGGTGTATTTCCTGGCCATTGCGATCATTCTCGTGATTGTATCCATCATTTTCTCGAAACGAGTCTTCTATCAAGATTAG
- a CDS encoding carbohydrate ABC transporter permease: MTSKVRAALGMPKRLNRSFAVSLMLFALLAVFGSFMVLPLIYAVNNAFKPLDELFIFPPRFWVNNPTTENFADLINLMGNSWVPLSRYIANTLLITILGTAGHILLASAAAYPLAKYRFPGSRVLFTIIILSLMFSPHVTAIPNYMVMSWLGWINTHASIIVPSLAFSLGLFLMKQFMEQIPDALLEAAKIDGANEYRIFWSIVMPNVKPAWLTLMILQFPALWGTDGGSFIYSENLKTLHYALSQIVQGGIARAGVGAAVALLLMIVPITLFIISQSSVMQTMATSGMKE, from the coding sequence ATGACCAGCAAAGTACGTGCCGCGTTAGGCATGCCAAAAAGACTGAATCGGTCATTTGCCGTCAGCCTGATGCTGTTTGCCCTGCTGGCCGTGTTTGGATCATTTATGGTGCTGCCGCTCATCTATGCCGTTAACAATGCATTCAAGCCATTGGATGAGCTGTTTATTTTTCCGCCGCGCTTCTGGGTGAACAATCCGACAACGGAAAATTTCGCGGATCTGATCAATCTGATGGGCAATTCGTGGGTACCGTTATCCCGCTATATTGCCAATACATTGCTTATTACGATATTGGGAACGGCAGGGCATATTCTTCTGGCCTCAGCGGCCGCTTATCCGCTGGCGAAATATCGCTTTCCCGGCTCCAGAGTGTTGTTCACCATTATCATTTTGTCGCTGATGTTCTCGCCCCATGTCACAGCGATCCCGAACTACATGGTCATGTCCTGGCTCGGCTGGATCAATACGCATGCCTCCATTATTGTGCCGTCGCTTGCGTTCTCGCTGGGGCTCTTCCTGATGAAGCAGTTCATGGAGCAAATTCCCGATGCGCTGCTGGAGGCAGCCAAAATCGACGGGGCCAATGAATACCGGATATTTTGGAGCATCGTGATGCCTAATGTAAAGCCGGCCTGGCTCACACTGATGATTTTGCAGTTTCCGGCCCTCTGGGGAACGGACGGCGGAAGTTTTATTTACAGTGAAAACCTCAAAACATTGCATTATGCGCTCAGCCAGATTGTTCAGGGAGGGATTGCGAGAGCAGGGGTGGGTGCTGCGGTTGCGCTGCTGCTCATGATCGTGCCGATCACCCTGTTCATCATCTCCCAGAGCAGCGTTATGCAGACGATGGCTACATCGGGCATGAAAGAGTAG
- a CDS encoding Yip1 family protein: MQAPSKQLYQYPLHLIFHPFDGYWELKYERNQRTTLLIACMIMLLLVVTKILHAQYSGFLINFNNPKYLNSLLEVLYVVIPILFWCVANWSLTTLMDGEGKFSEIFMSTCFALVPLLLIHFPWIWLSLVISAQEAAFYYFSNALAVAWTVYLLFVGNMTVHQYTPAKTVLTMLLTLAAMAFMAFLCLLFFSLVQQIVSFVVTIYQELVLRG, from the coding sequence ATGCAAGCGCCAAGTAAGCAGCTTTACCAGTATCCGCTGCATCTCATCTTTCACCCTTTCGACGGATATTGGGAACTGAAATATGAACGCAATCAACGAACGACATTACTGATAGCCTGCATGATCATGCTGCTGCTGGTGGTTACCAAAATTTTGCATGCCCAGTACAGCGGCTTTCTCATTAATTTTAACAATCCCAAGTATTTGAATAGTCTGCTTGAAGTGTTGTATGTCGTGATCCCGATCCTGTTCTGGTGTGTGGCCAACTGGTCGTTAACCACCCTGATGGACGGAGAAGGCAAGTTTTCGGAAATTTTTATGTCAACGTGTTTTGCATTGGTGCCGCTGCTCCTGATTCATTTTCCGTGGATCTGGCTAAGTCTCGTCATTTCCGCGCAGGAAGCAGCCTTTTATTATTTCTCCAATGCGCTTGCCGTTGCCTGGACGGTGTATCTGTTATTCGTGGGCAACATGACCGTTCACCAGTACACGCCGGCGAAGACGGTGCTTACGATGCTGCTTACACTGGCTGCCATGGCTTTTATGGCCTTTCTGTGCCTGCTATTTTTCAGTCTCGTACAGCAGATCGTATCGTTTGTCGTCACCATCTATCAGGAATTAGTGCTTCGGGGCTAA
- a CDS encoding extracellular solute-binding protein — MRSRKKKGLILVLVLALVFSIWTIYPSRDRTPGTAYALEDFEAISNTDDESSYEHYLAGHQNTPKPDNVVRIEGESYVRTEGGTFEVVQGYAGLDGSAVITPETGTIRWDVPVQWSGLYHVRIHYYPVEGKSSGIERRLEINGQVPFRGADVLLFDRVWGNREDNVRRDDRGNDLRPRQVEQPEWQLASFRDSAGYFEEPFQFYFEKGKQQLSLTSLRESMAIDYIELYQEEDVPSYADLRASYETRGLKPAGPVMLKVQAEQAASKSSPTLAPISDRSSPSLEPYDVSKIRINAIGGINWKLPGEWIEWEIDVPEDGLYQIALKVKQDQLRGIYATRSLTIDGKVPFKEMKRIRFNYSPSWQTQVLGAGEDQPYQFHLEKGTHRIRMTVTLGDIAPLLRTVESSVLELNGMYRKILMITSNKPDPLRDYQLERRIPEMTEVFERQAATLSSVAAYLEQATGEQSDKVAVLNAMVVQLKDMAARPETVPKRLDTFKINVGGLGTWILSVREQPITLDYLLVSPPGEPLPKAEATAIQQVKHELGAYVASYTEDYDSIGNVEQKKDAITVWITTGRDQAQVLKGLIDDSFTPDTNVSVQLRLVPPNILLPATLAGEGPDVAMQMGEDIPVNYAMRNAAADLSKFPDFEEISGRFRESGLTPYRYNGGVYALPEQQHFPMLFYRKDILNELGLEPPKTWEDVYNAIAVLQKHNMEFYLPIEDTLNNANLVPNSTFAMLLYQNDGTFYTEDQKKSALDSEISMDAFKRWTQFYTNYKFPLKADFPNRFRTGEMPIGIADYTTYNMLTVMAPEIRNLWDFTIVPGTQLPDGSVRHEVASATSAVMMLENAANKEAAWKFMKWWTDEQTQMEYGREMEGLMGAAARYPTANIKALEQLPWPVKDYRNLEKQWEWVQGIPQLPGGYFTGRHLDNAFRKVVNANENPREALSDYVLYIDDEIELKRKEFNLK, encoded by the coding sequence ATGCGGTCACGTAAGAAAAAGGGACTAATCCTGGTGCTTGTCCTGGCCTTGGTGTTCTCGATATGGACCATCTATCCATCGCGGGATCGTACTCCGGGCACGGCTTATGCGCTTGAAGATTTTGAAGCGATCTCCAACACGGACGATGAAAGCAGCTATGAACATTATCTGGCGGGTCATCAGAACACTCCCAAACCGGATAACGTGGTGCGGATTGAAGGCGAGTCTTATGTTCGGACGGAGGGTGGAACGTTTGAAGTGGTGCAGGGATATGCCGGATTGGACGGCAGTGCCGTCATTACACCCGAAACCGGAACCATTCGCTGGGATGTTCCCGTTCAATGGAGTGGTTTGTACCACGTTCGCATCCATTATTATCCGGTGGAGGGCAAGAGTTCCGGCATCGAACGCAGACTGGAGATAAACGGACAGGTTCCGTTCAGGGGTGCTGACGTCCTGCTGTTCGACAGGGTGTGGGGCAATCGCGAAGATAACGTTCGCCGGGACGATCGCGGCAACGATCTCAGACCGAGGCAAGTGGAACAGCCGGAGTGGCAGCTCGCTTCCTTCAGGGACAGCGCAGGTTACTTCGAGGAACCGTTCCAGTTTTATTTTGAAAAGGGCAAACAGCAGTTATCGCTCACTTCGCTCCGGGAGAGCATGGCGATCGATTATATCGAGCTGTATCAGGAGGAGGATGTTCCGTCCTATGCAGACTTGCGGGCGAGTTATGAAACGCGCGGCTTGAAACCGGCCGGTCCGGTCATGCTGAAGGTCCAGGCAGAACAGGCTGCAAGCAAATCTTCGCCTACGCTTGCACCGATCTCGGATCGTTCCAGCCCTTCGCTGGAGCCGTATGACGTATCCAAAATTCGCATCAACGCCATCGGCGGCATCAACTGGAAGCTGCCCGGTGAATGGATCGAATGGGAGATCGACGTGCCGGAGGACGGATTGTATCAAATCGCGCTAAAAGTAAAGCAGGATCAACTTCGCGGCATCTATGCGACCCGCAGTCTGACGATTGACGGCAAAGTGCCGTTCAAGGAAATGAAACGCATTCGTTTTAATTACAGTCCATCCTGGCAAACGCAAGTACTGGGAGCCGGAGAAGACCAGCCCTATCAATTCCATCTCGAAAAAGGAACACATCGCATACGGATGACGGTCACGCTCGGCGACATCGCTCCGCTTCTGCGCACCGTGGAATCCAGCGTACTGGAACTGAATGGGATGTATCGCAAAATATTGATGATCACCTCCAATAAGCCCGATCCGCTCCGGGATTACCAGCTGGAACGCCGTATCCCGGAGATGACGGAGGTCTTTGAACGGCAGGCGGCAACGCTTAGCTCTGTAGCCGCGTATCTGGAACAAGCAACCGGAGAGCAGAGCGATAAAGTCGCCGTTCTGAATGCGATGGTGGTCCAGCTTAAAGATATGGCAGCCAGACCGGAGACGGTTCCGAAACGGCTCGATACGTTCAAGATTAACGTAGGCGGCCTCGGCACCTGGATTTTGTCCGTACGCGAACAGCCGATTACGCTGGATTACCTTCTCGTATCCCCGCCTGGCGAGCCATTGCCGAAGGCGGAAGCGACGGCGATCCAGCAGGTGAAGCACGAACTGGGTGCATATGTCGCATCCTATACCGAAGATTACGACAGCATCGGCAATGTGGAGCAAAAGAAGGACGCGATTACCGTCTGGATTACGACCGGACGGGATCAGGCCCAGGTGCTCAAGGGTTTGATCGACGATTCGTTTACCCCGGATACGAATGTGTCCGTGCAATTGCGGCTCGTTCCACCTAATATTTTGCTGCCTGCCACGCTCGCTGGGGAAGGTCCGGACGTAGCGATGCAAATGGGCGAAGATATCCCCGTGAACTATGCGATGAGGAATGCGGCAGCCGATCTGAGCAAATTCCCGGATTTTGAGGAAATCTCGGGCAGATTCCGCGAAAGCGGACTGACGCCTTACCGTTATAACGGAGGAGTCTATGCGCTGCCGGAGCAGCAGCATTTTCCGATGCTTTTTTACCGCAAAGATATTCTGAACGAGCTGGGTCTCGAACCGCCGAAGACGTGGGAGGACGTCTATAACGCTATCGCTGTCCTGCAAAAGCACAACATGGAGTTCTATCTGCCCATCGAGGATACGCTGAACAATGCCAATCTGGTTCCGAACTCGACTTTTGCGATGCTGTTGTATCAGAATGACGGCACCTTCTATACGGAAGATCAGAAGAAGAGCGCGCTGGATTCGGAAATTTCGATGGATGCGTTCAAACGGTGGACCCAGTTCTATACCAATTACAAATTTCCGCTCAAGGCCGACTTTCCAAACCGTTTCCGCACCGGGGAGATGCCGATCGGCATCGCCGATTACACTACGTACAACATGCTTACGGTCATGGCTCCGGAAATTCGCAACCTCTGGGATTTTACCATTGTACCAGGCACTCAGCTCCCCGACGGCTCTGTAAGGCATGAGGTAGCCAGTGCGACCAGCGCTGTGATGATGCTCGAAAACGCGGCCAACAAGGAAGCCGCCTGGAAGTTTATGAAATGGTGGACCGATGAGCAGACCCAGATGGAATACGGAAGAGAAATGGAAGGTCTCATGGGCGCGGCGGCCCGCTACCCGACAGCCAATATCAAGGCGCTGGAGCAGCTGCCTTGGCCTGTGAAAGATTATCGGAATTTGGAGAAGCAATGGGAATGGGTACAAGGTATCCCGCAGCTTCCGGGAGGTTATTTCACAGGCAGGCATCTGGATAATGCGTTCCGCAAGGTCGTCAACGCCAACGAAAATCCGCGTGAGGCCCTATCGGACTATGTCCTGTATATCGATGATGAAATTGAGTTGAAGCGCAAGGAATTCAATCTGAAGTAG
- a CDS encoding sugar ABC transporter permease — protein sequence MQAKTTKTAAAPAVHTRPAGWWSLLKRDLYLSRHYYVLMAPFMLIFFLFTVIPVGISLGLSFFHFNMLEVPRFIGWQNYSRLFLGDDVFLIALKNTLLFAVITGPVSYIACFLFAWIINELSPKIRAVMTLVFYAPSISGNVFFIWLIIFSGDSYGYMNGFLMRLGVILEPVQWLANEKYVLAIVIIVQLWLSLGTSFLAFIAGLQTIDRSLVEAGTVDGIKNRWQELWYITLPSMRPQLMFGAVMQITASFAVAEISIALAGFPSVNYAAHTVVTHLMDFGTIRFEMGYASAIATVLFALMLGTNVLTQKMLRRIGE from the coding sequence TTGCAAGCCAAAACAACCAAGACAGCAGCCGCTCCTGCCGTCCATACGCGTCCGGCGGGCTGGTGGTCCCTTTTGAAACGGGATCTGTACCTCAGCAGGCACTATTACGTATTGATGGCGCCGTTTATGTTGATCTTTTTCCTGTTCACTGTCATTCCAGTCGGCATTTCGCTAGGCCTCAGCTTTTTCCACTTCAATATGCTGGAGGTGCCGCGTTTTATCGGCTGGCAGAACTATTCACGTCTTTTTCTGGGCGACGACGTCTTTTTGATTGCGCTGAAAAATACGCTGCTGTTCGCCGTTATCACTGGCCCTGTCAGTTATATTGCCTGTTTTTTGTTTGCATGGATCATCAACGAATTGTCGCCCAAAATCCGGGCGGTCATGACGCTGGTTTTCTACGCACCGTCCATATCAGGCAACGTGTTCTTCATCTGGCTGATCATCTTCTCCGGTGACAGCTACGGGTACATGAATGGTTTCCTGATGCGCCTGGGCGTCATCCTGGAACCCGTGCAATGGCTCGCAAACGAGAAATACGTGCTGGCCATCGTCATTATTGTTCAGCTGTGGCTTAGTCTGGGAACCAGCTTTCTGGCGTTTATCGCAGGTCTGCAGACGATTGACCGATCTCTGGTGGAAGCCGGTACGGTAGACGGGATCAAAAACCGCTGGCAGGAGCTCTGGTACATTACGCTGCCATCGATGAGGCCCCAGCTCATGTTCGGTGCCGTGATGCAGATTACGGCTTCGTTCGCCGTAGCCGAAATTTCGATCGCCCTGGCCGGCTTCCCAAGCGTCAACTATGCGGCGCATACGGTCGTTACCCACTTGATGGACTTCGGCACCATTCGCTTCGAGATGGGATATGCCTCGGCCATCGCAACGGTGCTGTTTGCACTGATGCTTGGCACGAACGTTCTGACGCAAAAAATGCTGAGAAGGATAGGTGAATGA
- a CDS encoding NHL repeat-containing protein has protein sequence MRKSTWNKHSWIMMGMVCLLLFSQAAAPASADGKQDAYQYSYWGDSVPAPAAYEATSIITGNKLDTGAFKEPSDMHVTADQRVFVLDSGNGRIVELDRDLKLVRTIDSFERAGKEEQFNNPQGIYVSKKGDLLVADTDNHRVVHLDEQGHLVKIVAEPKSDLLQADFQFKPVRVVMDQGERIYVMAAGVFDGFMEFSADGTFSSFIGANRVQVDPVEYLWKRLATREQRSQMVMFTPTEFTNLDLDEEGFIYATSGDRGKDPIKKLNAQGTDILRRQGYHYPQGDLMYTNEAGPSRLVDVDVGDSDMYSVLDSSRGRIFTYNGDGYLLHIFGGIGNRLGQFNTPVALERAGDRMLVLDKALGEITVFQTTEYGRTLHEAVRSYYNGDEDQSSMLFAKAAEMNANLEYAYAGIGKSLLRQKEYAESAQYFKRSMERQGYSKAFLLFRKELMREHFSWMMSGLFLAAAAFVTVVIVRRHKRRITNASAK, from the coding sequence GTGCGGAAAAGCACATGGAACAAGCACAGCTGGATCATGATGGGCATGGTCTGCCTCCTGTTGTTCAGCCAAGCGGCTGCACCGGCAAGTGCAGACGGCAAGCAGGATGCTTACCAATACTCCTACTGGGGCGATTCCGTTCCGGCGCCGGCGGCGTATGAGGCCACGTCCATCATCACGGGCAATAAACTGGACACCGGTGCGTTCAAAGAACCGAGCGACATGCATGTCACAGCGGATCAGCGTGTGTTCGTACTGGATTCCGGCAATGGCCGCATCGTGGAGCTGGATCGCGATCTGAAGCTGGTGCGGACGATTGATTCCTTTGAACGGGCGGGCAAGGAGGAGCAGTTCAACAATCCGCAAGGGATCTATGTCAGTAAAAAAGGAGATCTCCTCGTTGCGGACACGGACAATCACCGGGTCGTTCATCTGGATGAACAAGGCCATCTGGTCAAAATTGTGGCTGAACCGAAATCGGATCTGTTACAAGCGGATTTTCAATTCAAACCCGTGCGGGTTGTCATGGATCAGGGAGAACGGATTTACGTCATGGCGGCGGGTGTATTCGACGGATTCATGGAGTTCAGTGCGGACGGCACATTTTCCTCCTTTATCGGAGCGAACAGGGTTCAGGTTGATCCGGTGGAGTATTTGTGGAAACGGTTGGCCACGCGCGAGCAGCGCAGTCAGATGGTGATGTTCACGCCGACGGAGTTCACCAACCTGGATCTGGATGAAGAGGGGTTCATCTACGCCACAAGCGGCGACCGCGGCAAAGATCCGATCAAGAAGCTGAACGCCCAGGGCACCGATATTTTGCGCAGACAAGGGTATCATTACCCCCAAGGCGATCTGATGTACACGAACGAAGCAGGGCCTTCGCGCCTGGTTGATGTAGATGTAGGAGACAGCGACATGTATTCCGTGCTCGACTCCAGCAGAGGACGAATTTTCACTTATAACGGCGACGGATACCTGCTCCATATTTTTGGCGGCATTGGCAATCGGTTGGGACAATTTAACACGCCGGTCGCATTGGAACGTGCAGGAGACCGGATGCTTGTGCTGGATAAGGCGCTCGGTGAGATTACGGTATTCCAGACAACGGAGTACGGTCGCACGTTGCATGAAGCGGTACGCAGTTATTACAACGGCGACGAGGACCAATCCTCGATGCTCTTCGCCAAGGCTGCCGAAATGAATGCGAATCTGGAGTATGCCTATGCGGGTATTGGCAAATCGCTGCTTCGCCAGAAGGAGTATGCCGAATCAGCGCAATATTTTAAACGGAGCATGGAGCGGCAGGGGTATTCGAAAGCATTTCTTCTGTTCCGCAAAGAACTGATGCGCGAGCATTTCTCGTGGATGATGTCCGGTTTATTCCTGGCTGCAGCTGCGTTTGTCACCGTCGTCATCGTTCGCAGGCATAAAAGGAGGATAACGAATGCAAGCGCCAAGTAA